A DNA window from Rhizobium jaguaris contains the following coding sequences:
- the aqpZ gene encoding aquaporin Z, with protein sequence MQKKLIAEFLGTFWLVFGGCGSAIFAAAFPSLGIGFLGVAFAFGLTVLTMAFAVGGVSGGHFNPAVSVGLTVAGRLPSSQLIPYVIAQVVGAIVAAAVLYLIASGKADFQLGGFAANGYGEHSPGGYSLVSALVAEIVLTLFFLIVILGSTSSRVPAGFAPIAIGLALTLIHLISIPITNTSVNPARSTGQALFVGGWALQQLWLFWVAPIVGGALGGIIWKLLGDRD encoded by the coding sequence ATGCAGAAAAAACTTATTGCAGAGTTTCTTGGAACGTTCTGGCTTGTGTTCGGTGGCTGCGGAAGTGCGATCTTTGCGGCGGCTTTCCCGAGTCTCGGTATCGGTTTTCTAGGTGTTGCTTTCGCGTTTGGGTTGACTGTACTCACCATGGCTTTTGCAGTCGGCGGTGTGTCGGGCGGCCATTTCAATCCGGCGGTTTCAGTCGGTCTGACGGTTGCGGGTCGCTTGCCAAGTTCGCAGCTCATTCCCTACGTCATCGCCCAGGTCGTCGGCGCGATCGTCGCAGCGGCCGTGCTGTACCTGATCGCCAGCGGCAAGGCTGATTTTCAGCTTGGCGGTTTTGCCGCCAACGGCTACGGCGAGCATTCGCCGGGCGGTTATTCGCTGGTTTCGGCGCTGGTTGCCGAAATCGTACTGACGCTGTTCTTCCTGATCGTGATTCTCGGTTCGACCAGCAGCAGGGTGCCGGCTGGGTTTGCGCCGATCGCCATCGGCCTCGCACTGACGCTGATCCACCTGATCTCGATCCCGATCACCAATACATCGGTCAATCCGGCTCGTTCGACCGGCCAGGCATTGTTCGTCGGAGGCTGGGCGCTGCAGCAGCTATGGCTGTTCTGGGTGGCTCCGATTGTCGGTGGTGCACTCGGCGGTATCATCTGGAAACTGCTCGGCGATCGCGACTGA
- the murB gene encoding UDP-N-acetylmuramate dehydrogenase — MKQVDGEKLLASLGDSIKDIRGRLTPDAPMDRVTWFRAGGLAELMFQPHDTDDLIAFLKILPAEVPLTVVGVGSNILVRDGGIPGVVLRLSAKGFGSVELAGENRIVAGAICPDKHVAAMAMDNSIGGFHFFYGIPGGIGGAARMNAGANGSETRDRLVEVHAVDRKGKKHVLTNAEMGYTYRHSTASDDLIFTHVLFEGYPEDRAKIRAEMDAVRAHRETVQPIREKTGGSTFKNPEGHSAWKLIDEAGCRGLVIGGAQMSSLHCNFMINMGQATGYDLEYLGEQVRREVFEKSGIKLEWEIKRLGCFMPGREVRPFQGVTTE, encoded by the coding sequence ATGAAACAGGTAGATGGGGAAAAGCTTCTTGCGTCGCTCGGCGACAGCATAAAAGATATTCGCGGCCGGTTGACGCCGGATGCGCCGATGGATCGCGTCACGTGGTTTCGCGCCGGCGGGTTGGCGGAGCTGATGTTCCAGCCGCATGACACAGACGATCTGATCGCGTTCCTGAAGATCCTGCCGGCCGAAGTGCCGTTGACGGTGGTCGGTGTCGGTTCGAACATTCTGGTGCGTGACGGCGGCATTCCGGGCGTTGTGCTGCGCCTGTCGGCCAAGGGCTTCGGTTCGGTGGAGCTCGCCGGCGAGAACCGCATCGTGGCCGGCGCCATTTGCCCGGATAAGCACGTCGCCGCCATGGCCATGGATAACAGCATCGGCGGCTTCCACTTCTTTTACGGCATTCCCGGCGGCATAGGCGGCGCTGCGCGCATGAATGCCGGCGCCAATGGCAGCGAGACGCGCGATCGCCTTGTCGAGGTGCATGCGGTCGATCGCAAGGGCAAAAAGCATGTGCTGACCAATGCAGAGATGGGCTACACCTATCGTCATTCGACGGCATCGGACGATCTGATCTTTACCCATGTTCTTTTCGAGGGGTATCCCGAGGATCGAGCCAAGATCCGGGCCGAGATGGATGCCGTGCGTGCGCATCGCGAGACTGTGCAGCCGATTCGCGAAAAGACCGGCGGCTCGACTTTCAAGAATCCCGAAGGACATTCCGCCTGGAAGCTGATTGACGAAGCCGGTTGCCGCGGCCTCGTCATCGGCGGGGCGCAGATGTCGTCGCTGCACTGCAATTTCATGATCAATATGGGGCAGGCGACCGGCTACGATCTCGAATATCTCGGCGAACAGGTTCGGCGCGAAGTCTTCGAGAAATCCGGCATCAAGCTGGAATGGGAAATCAAGCGTCTGGGTTGCTTCATGCCCGGCCGCGAGGTCCGGCCGTTTCAGGGGGTGACGACGGAATAA
- a CDS encoding D-alanine--D-alanine ligase, producing the protein MGGKHVAVLLGGFSSERPVSLSSGKACADALDAEGFQVTRVDVERDVSARLADLKPDVVFNALHGPFGEDGTIQGILEYLRIPYTHSGVLASALAMDKSRAKKVADGAGIPVADSRVMNRFAITGEHPMKPPYVVKPVREGSSFGVVIVKEDQAHLPQIITSCEWRYGDEVLVERYIYGRELTCGVMGDTALGVTEIVPQGHSFYDYDSKYAEGGSKHVIPAKISPNLYQKIQTLALRAHQAIGCRGVSRSDFRYDDRFSEEGELIWLEINTQPGMTPTSLVPEMAAHAGYSFGEFLRWMVEDASCLR; encoded by the coding sequence ATGGGTGGCAAGCATGTGGCTGTCCTTTTGGGCGGATTTTCCTCGGAGAGGCCCGTCAGCCTGTCCTCGGGAAAAGCATGCGCCGATGCTCTCGATGCCGAGGGTTTCCAAGTCACGCGTGTCGATGTGGAGCGCGACGTGTCCGCGCGCCTTGCCGATCTGAAGCCTGATGTCGTTTTCAACGCTCTGCATGGTCCTTTCGGCGAAGACGGTACCATCCAGGGCATCCTTGAATATCTGCGGATTCCTTACACTCATTCCGGCGTGCTTGCGTCTGCGCTCGCGATGGACAAGTCGCGTGCCAAGAAGGTGGCTGATGGCGCCGGCATTCCTGTGGCCGATTCGCGTGTGATGAACCGTTTCGCCATTACTGGCGAGCATCCGATGAAGCCGCCTTATGTCGTCAAGCCAGTGCGGGAAGGGTCGAGCTTCGGTGTCGTGATCGTCAAGGAAGATCAAGCGCATCTGCCGCAGATCATTACCTCCTGCGAGTGGCGCTATGGCGACGAAGTGCTGGTCGAGCGTTATATCTATGGCCGGGAACTGACGTGCGGCGTTATGGGCGATACCGCGCTCGGCGTGACCGAGATCGTACCGCAGGGGCATAGCTTCTACGACTACGACTCCAAATATGCAGAGGGTGGGTCAAAACACGTCATCCCTGCTAAAATTTCACCGAATCTTTACCAAAAGATACAAACATTAGCGTTAAGGGCGCATCAAGCTATCGGCTGCCGTGGCGTCAGTCGGTCTGACTTCCGTTATGACGATCGCTTTTCCGAAGAGGGCGAGCTTATCTGGTTGGAAATCAACACCCAGCCCGGCATGACGCCTACCTCGCTGGTGCCCGAAATGGCCGCTCACGCCGGCTACTCTTTTGGTGAATTTCTCCGGTGGATGGTGGAGGACGCGTCTTGTTTGCGCTGA
- the ftsW gene encoding putative lipid II flippase FtsW produces MVSRVERGALADWFWTIDRVFLALFILLIGIGFMLSFAASPAVAERIGLEPFHFVKRHALFLVPAIATMIGISFMSPRQVRRTAVILLIVSLAMMLFALFFGVEVKGSRRWVNIAALSIQPSEFMKPAFVVVCAWLFAEHARQPEIPGNLFAIILFGIVAALLVAQPDLGQTILTTAVWGGMFFMAGMPWLWIGVLGGLGAGGFVAAYYVFPHVALRVDKFMTGEGDTFQVDTAKEAIIHGNWFGVGPGEGIVKRIIPDAHTDFIFSVAAEEFGVVFCMVLVLIFAFLVLRGLSHAYREKNDFNRFAVAGLVLQIGIQSIINVGVNLQLLPAKGMTLPLISYGGSSMTAICVTAGFILALTRHRPEKRAQDRTLFRVTHGLPAE; encoded by the coding sequence ATGGTAAGCCGCGTTGAGCGTGGGGCCTTGGCCGATTGGTTCTGGACCATCGACCGTGTGTTCCTGGCACTATTCATCCTGCTGATCGGTATCGGCTTCATGCTCTCTTTCGCAGCGTCGCCCGCAGTCGCCGAGCGCATCGGGCTCGAGCCCTTCCATTTCGTGAAGCGCCACGCCCTGTTCCTCGTTCCGGCGATCGCGACGATGATCGGCATCTCCTTCATGTCGCCCCGGCAGGTGCGGCGCACCGCGGTCATCCTGCTGATCGTTTCGCTGGCGATGATGCTTTTTGCGTTGTTCTTCGGTGTCGAGGTCAAAGGGTCGCGGCGCTGGGTCAATATCGCGGCGCTCTCCATCCAGCCGTCGGAATTCATGAAGCCCGCCTTCGTCGTCGTCTGCGCCTGGCTGTTCGCCGAGCATGCGCGTCAACCGGAAATTCCGGGCAATCTCTTTGCCATCATCCTCTTCGGCATTGTTGCGGCACTCCTTGTTGCACAGCCGGACCTTGGGCAGACGATTCTCACCACGGCCGTCTGGGGCGGCATGTTCTTCATGGCGGGCATGCCCTGGCTATGGATTGGAGTGCTCGGCGGACTCGGCGCCGGCGGCTTCGTAGCGGCCTATTATGTCTTTCCCCACGTGGCGCTTCGCGTCGACAAGTTCATGACCGGCGAGGGCGATACGTTTCAGGTCGATACCGCTAAGGAAGCGATCATTCACGGCAACTGGTTCGGCGTCGGTCCGGGTGAAGGCATCGTCAAGCGCATCATTCCGGACGCCCACACCGACTTTATCTTCTCGGTGGCTGCCGAGGAGTTCGGTGTCGTCTTTTGCATGGTGCTCGTCTTAATCTTCGCCTTCCTAGTGCTGCGCGGTCTGTCTCATGCCTATAGGGAAAAGAACGATTTCAACCGCTTTGCCGTCGCCGGCCTGGTGCTGCAGATCGGCATTCAGTCGATCATCAATGTCGGCGTGAACCTGCAGTTGCTGCCGGCCAAGGGTATGACCTTGCCGCTGATCTCCTATGGTGGCTCGTCGATGACCGCCATCTGCGTGACGGCAGGCTTCATTCTCGCCCTGACGCGCCATCGGCCGGAAAAGAGAGCGCAGGATCGCACGCTCTTTCGCGTGACGCATGGATTGCCGGCGGAGTGA
- a CDS encoding MFS transporter — protein MTDAISPLSPTPSSSNSVVANSPARVLIASLIGTTIEFFDFYVYATAAVIVFPKLFFPASDPTSATLQSFATFSIAFFARPIGAMIFGHFGDKVGRKATLVAALMTMGFSTVVIGLLPGYESIGILAPLLLALCRLGQGLGLGGEWGGAVLLATENAPEGKRSWYAMFPQLGAPIGFILSAGLFLILRESMPDADFLNYGWRIPFLISLALVAIGLYVRLKITETPEFRRAIEKEERVSVPIAVIFRSHLRSLILGTIIAVATFVLFYLMTAFTLSWGTRPLSAVPPGLGFSQGQFLVVQLVGVVFFGLTIPLSGLLSDRYSRRLVLILTTIGILIFGLFYSTLLTAGLAGAFACSIIGLALMGFTYGPIGAALAAPFPTAVRYTGASMTFNLGGIVGASLAPYIATWLASNYGLVYVGYYLALAALLSLIGILLSSNDEV, from the coding sequence ATGACTGACGCGATATCTCCTCTATCGCCGACCCCCTCGTCATCGAACAGCGTTGTTGCGAATTCCCCGGCACGCGTTCTGATCGCGAGCCTTATCGGTACAACGATCGAATTTTTCGACTTTTACGTTTATGCGACAGCGGCGGTTATCGTCTTCCCCAAGCTGTTCTTCCCGGCAAGTGACCCGACTTCGGCAACATTGCAATCCTTTGCAACCTTCTCCATCGCCTTCTTCGCCCGGCCCATTGGCGCGATGATCTTCGGCCATTTCGGCGACAAGGTCGGCCGCAAGGCGACGCTGGTAGCCGCCCTGATGACCATGGGTTTTTCGACCGTCGTGATCGGCCTTCTTCCGGGCTACGAATCGATCGGCATTCTCGCACCGCTGCTGCTGGCGCTCTGCCGTCTTGGCCAGGGTCTTGGTCTCGGCGGCGAATGGGGTGGCGCAGTGCTGCTCGCCACGGAAAACGCACCCGAAGGCAAACGGAGCTGGTACGCCATGTTCCCGCAGCTCGGCGCGCCGATCGGCTTCATCCTGTCGGCTGGTCTCTTCCTGATCCTGCGTGAAAGCATGCCGGATGCCGACTTTCTGAATTATGGCTGGCGCATTCCGTTCCTCATCAGCCTGGCGCTGGTTGCGATCGGTCTTTATGTGCGTCTGAAGATTACCGAAACCCCCGAATTCCGCCGCGCCATCGAAAAAGAGGAGCGCGTTTCGGTTCCGATCGCGGTCATCTTCCGTTCGCATCTGCGCAGTCTCATCCTCGGAACGATCATCGCCGTTGCGACCTTCGTGTTGTTCTACCTGATGACAGCGTTCACGCTGAGCTGGGGTACCAGGCCGCTTTCAGCCGTCCCCCCCGGCCTCGGCTTTTCGCAGGGCCAGTTCCTGGTCGTCCAACTCGTCGGCGTCGTCTTCTTCGGTCTGACAATCCCGCTCTCGGGCCTGCTGTCGGATCGTTATTCGCGCCGGCTGGTTCTAATTCTGACGACGATCGGCATCCTGATCTTCGGCCTGTTCTATTCGACGCTGCTGACCGCGGGCCTTGCCGGCGCGTTTGCTTGCTCGATCATCGGTCTTGCCTTGATGGGCTTCACTTATGGTCCGATCGGCGCGGCCCTTGCCGCCCCCTTCCCGACCGCCGTGCGCTATACCGGCGCCTCGATGACCTTCAACCTCGGCGGCATCGTCGGCGCCTCGCTGGCGCCCTATATCGCCACCTGGCTCGCATCCAACTACGGCCTCGTATACGTTGGCTACTATCTGGCGCTGGCCGCCCTTCTCTCGCTGATCGGAATCCTGCTCTCGAGCAACGACGAAGTTTGA
- the murD gene encoding UDP-N-acetylmuramoyl-L-alanine--D-glutamate ligase, whose amino-acid sequence MIPVTTLKGKKVALFGLGGSGFATARALVAGGAEVIAWDDNPDSVAKAGAEGIPVADLRTIDWNGLSVFVLSPGVPLTHPRPHWTVDLARAAGVEVIGDVELFVRERRAHAPDCPFIAITGTNGKSTTTALIAHILQSSGRDTQLGGNIGTAILTLEPPKAERYYVVECSSYQIDLAPTLNPSAGILLNLTPDHLDRHGTIQHYADIKERLVAGSGVAVIGVDDSYSSLIADRVERADVKVTRISRRNVLADGLYAEGSRIIQASTGATSEIADLDGIQTLRGGHNAQNAAAAIAACLAVGISADQIRAGLKSFPGLKHRMQPVGRRGRVVFVNDSKATNADAAAPALSSYDNIYWIAGGLPKEGGITTLAPLFSRIAKAYLIGEAAPAFAATLGEQVPYEISGTLERAVAHAAADADRDEHEAAAVMLSPACASFDQYKNFEVRGDAFVSHVAAIEGVTMLVGSATGGN is encoded by the coding sequence ATGATCCCTGTCACCACGCTCAAGGGGAAAAAGGTCGCACTCTTCGGCCTCGGCGGCTCGGGCTTTGCCACCGCGCGGGCGCTTGTCGCCGGTGGTGCCGAGGTGATCGCCTGGGACGACAATCCCGACAGCGTGGCGAAGGCTGGCGCAGAGGGCATCCCTGTCGCCGATCTCAGAACCATCGATTGGAACGGGCTGTCTGTCTTCGTGCTGTCGCCCGGTGTGCCGCTGACGCATCCGAGGCCGCACTGGACCGTCGACCTCGCTCGCGCGGCTGGCGTCGAGGTCATTGGCGATGTGGAGCTCTTCGTCCGCGAGCGGAGAGCACATGCGCCGGATTGCCCTTTCATCGCCATCACCGGCACCAACGGCAAATCGACCACGACGGCGCTGATCGCCCATATCCTGCAATCGAGCGGCCGCGACACGCAGCTTGGCGGCAATATCGGAACGGCCATACTGACGCTGGAGCCGCCGAAGGCCGAGCGTTACTACGTCGTGGAATGCTCCTCCTATCAGATCGATCTCGCCCCGACACTCAATCCTTCCGCCGGCATTCTGCTCAACCTGACGCCCGATCATCTCGACCGTCACGGTACGATACAACACTATGCCGATATCAAGGAACGGCTGGTGGCCGGTAGCGGCGTTGCCGTCATCGGCGTCGACGACAGCTATTCTTCGCTGATCGCCGACCGTGTCGAGCGGGCTGATGTCAAGGTGACGCGCATCTCTCGGCGGAATGTGCTGGCTGACGGGCTTTATGCCGAGGGTAGCCGCATCATCCAGGCATCGACCGGCGCGACCTCGGAGATCGCCGATCTCGACGGCATCCAGACGCTGCGCGGCGGGCACAATGCGCAGAACGCAGCGGCTGCAATCGCCGCTTGCCTTGCGGTTGGTATATCAGCGGATCAGATTCGTGCGGGGCTCAAATCCTTCCCCGGTCTCAAGCATCGCATGCAGCCGGTCGGCCGGCGCGGCCGCGTCGTTTTCGTCAATGATTCGAAGGCAACCAATGCGGACGCCGCTGCACCGGCGCTATCGAGCTACGACAACATCTACTGGATCGCCGGTGGTTTGCCGAAAGAAGGCGGTATCACGACGCTGGCGCCGCTCTTTTCGCGCATCGCCAAGGCCTATCTGATCGGCGAGGCGGCTCCCGCCTTTGCGGCGACGCTCGGCGAACAAGTGCCCTACGAGATATCGGGCACGCTGGAGCGCGCGGTCGCCCATGCTGCAGCTGATGCGGACCGGGACGAACATGAGGCGGCGGCAGTGATGTTGTCACCGGCTTGCGCAAGCTTCGATCAGTACAAGAATTTCGAGGTCAGGGGTGATGCCTTCGTCAGCCACGTGGCTGCGATCGAAGGTGTCACCATGCTGGTCGGTTCAGCAACTGGAGGCAATTGA
- the mraY gene encoding phospho-N-acetylmuramoyl-pentapeptide-transferase, producing MLIWLAELSDHIHFFSTHFRFLNLFRYITFRTGGALFTSALIVFLFGPRIISSLRVRQGKGQPIRADGPQTHFKKAGTPTMGGLMILAGIVVSSMLWADLANVYVVATLLVTLGFGAIGFYDDYLKVTKQSDKGFSGRARLGIEFVIAAIAVYFMMTTALSSGAAGSTFGSSIAFPFFKNFMLNLGMFFVLFGAFVIVAAGNAVNLTDGLDGLAIVPVMIAAASFGIIAYLAGNYVFADYLAINFVPGTGELAVVLGAVIGAGLGFLWFNAPPAAIFMGDTGSLALGGMIGSVAVATKHEIVMAIIGGLFVLEALSVIIQVGFFKMTGRRVFLMAPIHHHFEKKGWTESQVVVRFWIVAVILAMIGLSTLKLR from the coding sequence ATGCTGATCTGGCTTGCCGAACTGTCGGACCACATTCATTTTTTCAGTACTCATTTCAGATTTCTCAATCTGTTCAGATATATCACGTTCCGCACCGGCGGCGCTTTGTTCACTTCGGCGTTGATCGTCTTCCTCTTCGGGCCGCGAATCATCTCCTCCCTGCGTGTGCGCCAGGGCAAGGGACAGCCGATTCGCGCCGACGGTCCGCAGACTCATTTCAAGAAGGCCGGCACGCCGACCATGGGCGGGCTGATGATTTTGGCCGGCATCGTCGTGTCGTCAATGCTGTGGGCCGATCTTGCCAACGTCTATGTGGTCGCAACGCTGCTGGTTACACTAGGCTTCGGCGCCATCGGCTTCTATGACGACTATCTCAAGGTCACGAAGCAGAGCGACAAGGGCTTTTCCGGCCGTGCCCGCCTCGGCATCGAGTTCGTTATTGCCGCCATCGCCGTCTACTTCATGATGACCACGGCGCTGTCCTCCGGCGCCGCCGGTTCGACCTTCGGCTCATCGATAGCATTCCCGTTCTTCAAGAATTTCATGCTCAATCTCGGCATGTTCTTCGTGCTGTTTGGTGCTTTCGTCATCGTTGCTGCGGGCAACGCCGTGAACCTGACGGACGGTCTCGACGGACTTGCCATCGTGCCGGTCATGATTGCCGCCGCCTCGTTCGGTATTATCGCCTATCTCGCCGGCAACTATGTCTTTGCCGACTATCTGGCGATCAACTTCGTGCCTGGTACCGGCGAATTGGCGGTGGTGCTCGGCGCAGTTATCGGCGCCGGCCTCGGTTTCCTCTGGTTCAACGCGCCGCCGGCGGCCATTTTCATGGGGGATACCGGTTCTCTGGCGCTGGGCGGCATGATCGGTTCGGTGGCGGTTGCCACCAAGCATGAGATCGTCATGGCAATTATTGGTGGCCTTTTCGTGCTGGAGGCGCTTTCGGTCATCATCCAGGTCGGCTTCTTCAAGATGACTGGCCGCCGCGTTTTCCTGATGGCGCCAATCCATCATCACTTCGAGAAGAAGGGCTGGACGGAAAGCCAGGTGGTCGTGCGCTTCTGGATCGTTGCGGTCATCCTGGCGATGATTGGCCTCTCCACCCTGAAGCTCCGGTGA
- the murC gene encoding UDP-N-acetylmuramate--L-alanine ligase gives MKLPKAIGLVHFIGIGGIGMSGIAEVLHNLGHRVQGSDQSESANVQRLRDKGIPVHIGHKAENLGDAEVVVVSTAIKKNNPELVAAREKLLPVVRRAEMLAELMRFRNAIAIGGTHGKTTTTSLVATLLEAGGLDPTVINGGIINAYGTNARMGEGEWMVVEADESDGTFLKLPADVAVVTNIDPEHLDHYGNFDAVRAAFRQFVENVPFYGFGVLCLDHPEVQALVSRIEDRKVITYGENPQADVRFKNVRIDGTRSLFDIEIRRRRTGKVIQIKDLVMPMPGRHNISNATAAIAVANRLGISNEAIAKGLASFGGVKRRFTLTGEWNGVKVFDDYGHHPVEIKAVLKAAREACKGRIIAVHQPHRYTRLSSLFEEFAACFNDADSIFLAPVYAAGEDPIEGADSQALVSRIKAGGHRDARYLPSQEDLAPMVAEIARPGDFVVLLGAGSITYWAASLPKELEGLSGKSA, from the coding sequence ATGAAGCTGCCGAAGGCTATCGGCCTTGTGCATTTTATCGGGATCGGCGGTATCGGGATGAGCGGCATCGCCGAGGTGCTGCATAATCTTGGCCATCGCGTGCAGGGGTCCGACCAGTCGGAGAGCGCAAACGTGCAGCGGCTGCGCGACAAGGGTATCCCGGTCCATATCGGTCACAAGGCGGAGAATCTCGGCGACGCCGAAGTCGTGGTCGTTTCCACGGCCATCAAGAAGAACAATCCGGAACTCGTTGCCGCGCGCGAAAAGCTGCTGCCGGTGGTGCGTCGTGCCGAGATGCTGGCCGAGCTGATGCGCTTCCGCAACGCCATCGCCATCGGCGGCACACATGGCAAGACGACGACGACCTCGCTGGTCGCGACGCTGCTCGAAGCCGGCGGGCTCGACCCGACTGTCATCAACGGCGGCATCATCAATGCCTATGGCACGAACGCCCGCATGGGCGAGGGGGAGTGGATGGTGGTCGAGGCCGACGAGTCGGACGGAACCTTCCTGAAGCTGCCCGCCGACGTCGCAGTCGTCACCAATATCGACCCGGAGCATCTGGATCACTACGGCAATTTTGACGCTGTGCGCGCCGCTTTCCGGCAGTTCGTCGAGAATGTGCCATTCTACGGTTTCGGCGTCCTGTGTCTCGACCATCCGGAAGTGCAGGCGCTGGTCAGCCGTATCGAGGATCGCAAGGTCATCACCTATGGAGAAAATCCGCAGGCCGATGTGCGCTTCAAGAATGTGCGCATCGACGGAACGCGCTCGCTCTTCGATATCGAAATACGCAGGCGCCGAACGGGCAAGGTGATCCAGATCAAGGATCTCGTCATGCCGATGCCCGGCCGGCACAATATTTCCAATGCGACCGCGGCGATCGCTGTCGCCAATCGACTTGGCATTTCCAACGAGGCTATCGCGAAGGGGCTCGCCTCTTTTGGCGGCGTCAAACGTCGCTTCACGCTGACCGGCGAATGGAACGGGGTTAAGGTCTTCGATGATTATGGTCATCATCCGGTCGAGATCAAGGCTGTGCTGAAGGCGGCGCGTGAGGCTTGCAAAGGCCGCATCATCGCCGTTCACCAACCGCATCGTTACACGCGCCTGTCGAGCCTGTTCGAGGAGTTCGCCGCCTGCTTCAACGATGCCGACAGCATTTTCCTGGCACCGGTCTATGCAGCCGGCGAGGACCCGATCGAGGGTGCGGATTCGCAGGCGCTGGTGTCGCGCATCAAGGCAGGCGGCCATCGCGACGCGCGTTATCTGCCGTCTCAGGAGGATCTTGCCCCCATGGTCGCGGAGATTGCGCGCCCGGGTGATTTTGTGGTTCTCTTGGGGGCTGGTAGCATCACTTATTGGGCAGCTTCATTGCCAAAGGAATTGGAAGGCCTCTCGGGTAAATCCGCATGA